The following coding sequences are from one Bradyrhizobium sp. 200 window:
- a CDS encoding ABC transporter ATP-binding protein, with protein sequence MSNPKAPTATEAAALFLSVNNIEVVYDHVILVLKGVSLNVPRGGVVALLGANGAGKTTTLKAVSNLLHAERGEVTKGSILFDGVEVQSLSPNDVVRRGCIQVMEGRRCFAHLTVEENLLTGAFTRRDGKAAIAQDLERVYAYFPRLGERRSSTAGYTSGGEQQMCVIGRALMSRPKMILLDEPSMGLAPQIVEEIFEIVKDLNVKEGVSFLLAEQNTNMALKYANYGYILENGRVVMDGEARALAANEDVKEFYLGVAGDKRKSFRDGKHYKRRKRWLI encoded by the coding sequence GTGTCAAACCCTAAGGCCCCCACGGCGACAGAAGCGGCAGCGCTGTTTCTATCGGTCAACAATATCGAGGTTGTCTACGATCACGTCATCCTCGTGTTGAAGGGTGTATCGCTGAATGTGCCGCGGGGCGGAGTTGTCGCGCTTCTCGGCGCCAATGGTGCGGGCAAGACAACGACGCTGAAGGCGGTCTCAAATCTGCTGCATGCGGAGCGCGGCGAGGTCACCAAGGGCTCGATCCTGTTCGACGGCGTTGAAGTGCAGTCTCTGTCGCCAAATGATGTGGTGCGGCGCGGCTGCATTCAGGTGATGGAGGGACGGCGTTGCTTCGCTCACCTCACGGTCGAAGAGAATCTCCTGACCGGCGCCTTCACGCGCAGGGACGGCAAGGCCGCGATCGCGCAGGATCTGGAGCGAGTCTATGCCTATTTCCCACGTCTCGGGGAGCGGCGTAGTTCGACCGCCGGCTATACGTCGGGCGGCGAACAGCAGATGTGCGTGATCGGCCGTGCGCTGATGTCGCGCCCGAAGATGATCCTACTCGACGAGCCTTCGATGGGCCTCGCGCCGCAGATCGTCGAAGAGATCTTCGAGATCGTGAAGGATTTGAACGTCAAGGAAGGTGTCTCGTTTCTTCTCGCCGAGCAGAACACCAATATGGCACTCAAATACGCCAACTACGGATATATCCTCGAAAATGGCCGCGTGGTGATGGATGGCGAGGCGAGGGCGCTCGCCGCAAATGAGGATGTCAAGGAGTTCTATCTTGGCGTCGCCGGGGACAAGCGCAAATCATTCCGCGATGGGAAGCACTACAAGCGGCGTAAACGCTGGCTCATTTAG
- a CDS encoding universal stress protein, producing MIKDILVNLSYGTSQDGVSNYAVSVAETFGAHVVGTAFYPAIVGGVDLSANFIRAQQAEAREHAESVATAFDEATRRAGVSAETRRIEAGIGDVPTQFAHIARRFDLSVIGQFERDRDHRTTNIVIEAALFESGRPVLIVPFIQKDRLKLDHVMVCWDGSRAATRAIADAMPFLTRSGKTSIVVADTRSAQSTDLPGADIAIHLSRHGVNATIERIPVSKIDVSNTILSYAADAGADLIVMGGYGHSRLREFILGGTTRGMLVSMTKPTLMSH from the coding sequence ATGATCAAAGATATTCTTGTCAACCTGTCTTACGGGACATCGCAAGATGGCGTTTCCAATTACGCTGTATCGGTTGCGGAGACCTTCGGCGCACACGTCGTGGGGACCGCCTTCTATCCAGCAATAGTCGGTGGCGTTGACCTATCGGCTAACTTTATTCGAGCCCAGCAAGCTGAAGCCCGAGAACACGCAGAGTCCGTGGCCACCGCGTTTGACGAGGCGACGCGTCGCGCGGGCGTTTCAGCCGAAACACGCAGGATTGAAGCTGGCATTGGCGACGTACCAACCCAGTTTGCGCATATCGCAAGACGATTCGATCTTTCCGTCATTGGCCAATTCGAAAGGGACCGGGATCATCGAACCACGAATATCGTTATTGAGGCGGCGCTGTTCGAATCCGGAAGACCGGTGCTCATCGTTCCTTTTATTCAGAAGGATCGCCTCAAACTCGATCATGTCATGGTGTGCTGGGATGGCAGCCGGGCAGCCACGCGAGCGATCGCCGATGCTATGCCGTTTCTTACCCGCTCCGGCAAGACGAGTATTGTTGTTGCCGACACTCGTAGCGCCCAAAGCACTGACCTTCCGGGTGCGGATATCGCGATCCATCTGTCCCGTCACGGAGTAAATGCCACGATTGAGCGCATTCCCGTAAGCAAGATAGATGTTTCAAATACGATCCTGTCATATGCAGCCGACGCAGGTGCCGATCTCATTGTCATGGGCGGGTACGGGCATTCCCGGCTGCGGGAATTTATTCTTGGCGGAACGACACGTGGTATGCTTGTCTCGATGACAAAACCGACATTGATGTCGCACTGA
- a CDS encoding VOC family protein, with protein MGVSVGVLDHFNIRTRNLADTVRFYEDVLGLEKGARPNFAFPGAWMYSEGKAVVHLVDISKTEEPQKPDSGVVHHVAFASYGFDGMKRRLEQKGMAYDSRQVPGGDLWQIFVNDPNGVMIELNYEAAKEQTAAAPAERRDDVGAR; from the coding sequence ATGGGCGTCAGCGTGGGCGTGCTCGACCATTTCAACATCCGGACCCGTAACCTTGCCGATACGGTCCGGTTCTATGAAGACGTGCTGGGCCTGGAAAAGGGCGCCCGGCCCAACTTTGCCTTCCCCGGGGCGTGGATGTACAGCGAGGGCAAGGCGGTGGTGCACCTCGTCGATATCTCCAAGACCGAGGAACCGCAGAAACCCGATTCCGGCGTTGTCCACCATGTCGCGTTTGCAAGCTACGGCTTTGACGGCATGAAGCGGCGGCTGGAGCAGAAGGGCATGGCGTACGACTCCCGGCAGGTTCCGGGCGGCGACCTCTGGCAGATCTTCGTCAATGACCCCAACGGCGTCATGATCGAACTGAACTACGAGGCCGCCAAGGAGCAGACCGCTGCAGCCCCCGCGGAGCGGCGGGATGACGTGGGAGCGAGGTAG
- a CDS encoding DUF1289 domain-containing protein, with amino-acid sequence MSKETPCIAVCMMDPKTKLCFGCGRTLPEIARWHRMETAERLAVMEGLAARMAEAGLVQMTPRAERG; translated from the coding sequence ATGAGCAAAGAAACGCCGTGTATCGCAGTCTGTATGATGGACCCCAAAACCAAACTCTGCTTCGGCTGCGGACGAACGCTGCCGGAGATCGCGCGCTGGCACCGCATGGAGACCGCGGAGCGATTGGCCGTGATGGAAGGGCTTGCGGCGCGCATGGCCGAGGCCGGCCTGGTGCAGATGACGCCCCGCGCCGAGCGCGGCTGA
- a CDS encoding TRAP transporter substrate-binding protein codes for MKRRDFLKVTGIGAAGAATLAAPAIAQSMPELKWRLAASWPKSLDTLWGGVEHMVKLVAEATDNKFQVQAFAGGEIVPGLQVLDAVQNGTVEMGHTASYYYFGKDPTFAFGTAVPFGPNQRINQAWYMLGGGRDLLNQFYKGYNVTSFLAGNTGCQMGGWFRKEINTVDDLKGLKMRIGGFAGRVMQRLGVVPQQLAGGDIYPALEKGTIDAAEWVGPYDDEKLGFYKVAPHYYYPGWWEGGPMLLGLVNLDKWNSLPKYYQSVIEQAGQAANSWMMAKYDQGNPPAMKKLLAGGTKLHAFSPAIMQASLKATKELYAETSAANPNFKKVLESMNAFTSNGYQWFQVAELGYDSFMARNPQG; via the coding sequence ATGAAAAGAAGAGATTTTCTTAAAGTAACCGGCATTGGCGCGGCCGGCGCCGCGACGCTGGCGGCTCCCGCCATCGCGCAGTCGATGCCGGAACTTAAATGGCGTTTGGCGGCGAGCTGGCCGAAATCACTCGACACGCTGTGGGGCGGCGTCGAGCACATGGTCAAGCTCGTTGCCGAAGCTACCGACAACAAGTTTCAAGTCCAGGCTTTTGCCGGCGGTGAAATCGTGCCGGGGCTGCAGGTCCTCGATGCGGTGCAAAACGGCACCGTCGAGATGGGGCATACGGCCTCCTACTATTACTTCGGCAAGGATCCGACATTTGCGTTCGGCACCGCGGTGCCGTTCGGACCCAACCAGCGTATCAACCAGGCCTGGTACATGCTGGGCGGCGGCAGGGACCTGCTCAACCAGTTCTACAAGGGCTACAACGTCACGTCGTTTCTGGCCGGTAACACCGGTTGCCAGATGGGCGGCTGGTTTCGCAAGGAGATCAACACCGTCGACGATCTGAAGGGGCTCAAGATGCGCATCGGCGGCTTTGCCGGGCGCGTGATGCAGAGATTGGGCGTCGTGCCGCAGCAGCTTGCCGGTGGCGACATCTATCCCGCGCTGGAAAAAGGCACGATCGATGCGGCGGAATGGGTTGGGCCCTATGACGACGAAAAGCTCGGCTTCTACAAGGTCGCGCCGCATTATTACTATCCCGGCTGGTGGGAAGGCGGCCCGATGCTGCTCGGGCTCGTCAACCTGGATAAATGGAATTCGCTGCCGAAATACTATCAAAGCGTCATCGAGCAGGCGGGCCAGGCCGCCAATAGCTGGATGATGGCCAAATACGATCAGGGCAACCCGCCGGCGATGAAAAAATTGCTCGCCGGAGGTACCAAGCTCCATGCTTTTTCGCCGGCGATCATGCAGGCCAGCCTCAAGGCGACCAAGGAATTGTATGCCGAAACGTCGGCGGCCAATCCGAACTTCAAGAAGGTTCTGGAGTCGATGAACGCGTTCACGTCCAATGGCTACCAGTGGTTCCAGGTCGCGGAGCTCGGTTACGACAGCTTCATGGCGCGCAACCCGCAGGGTTGA
- the dusA gene encoding tRNA dihydrouridine(20/20a) synthase DusA encodes MNDLRWKFSTAPMMDWSDRHCRVFHRLMSRRARLYTEMLTTGAIIHGDRRRFLGFDRSEHPVALQLGGSDPADLATAAKIGEDFGYDEINLNVGCPSDRVKDGRFGACLMAEPALVADGVAAMKRAVKIPVTVKCRIGIDDQDPEVALDVLARGVVASGTDALIVHARKAWLNGLSPKENRDIPPLDYDRVYRLKAALPDVPVIINGGIGSIAEAKRHLDHVDGVMLGRAAYQEPWRLLDVDPELFGEAAPYGTMKDVFAAMFPYIEDQLAQRAKLHSMTRHFVGAFHGVPGARAFRRHLAEKGVRPGAGVDVLRDAIALVEDRAAEPVAA; translated from the coding sequence ATGAATGACTTACGCTGGAAATTCTCTACGGCGCCCATGATGGATTGGAGCGACCGGCATTGCCGCGTGTTCCACCGTCTGATGAGCCGGCGCGCGCGGCTCTATACGGAGATGCTGACGACCGGCGCCATAATTCATGGCGACCGGAGACGGTTTCTCGGCTTCGATCGAAGCGAGCATCCGGTGGCGCTGCAGCTTGGCGGGTCCGATCCGGCCGATCTCGCCACCGCTGCGAAGATCGGCGAGGATTTCGGCTACGACGAAATCAATCTCAATGTCGGCTGTCCGTCCGATCGGGTGAAGGATGGCCGCTTTGGTGCGTGCCTGATGGCGGAGCCGGCGCTGGTCGCCGACGGCGTTGCGGCCATGAAGCGCGCGGTCAAAATTCCCGTCACGGTCAAGTGCCGGATCGGCATCGACGACCAGGATCCGGAAGTGGCGCTCGACGTGCTGGCGCGCGGCGTGGTCGCGTCCGGCACGGACGCGCTGATCGTGCATGCCCGAAAAGCCTGGCTCAACGGACTGTCACCGAAGGAAAACCGCGACATCCCGCCGCTCGATTACGACAGGGTCTACCGACTGAAGGCCGCGCTGCCGGATGTGCCCGTCATCATCAATGGCGGCATCGGCAGTATTGCGGAGGCGAAGCGGCACCTCGACCATGTCGACGGCGTGATGCTGGGGCGGGCGGCCTATCAGGAGCCGTGGCGCTTGCTCGACGTCGATCCGGAATTGTTCGGCGAGGCGGCGCCATACGGCACCATGAAGGATGTGTTCGCAGCGATGTTTCCCTACATCGAAGACCAGTTGGCGCAGAGAGCAAAGCTGCATTCGATGACGCGGCACTTCGTCGGCGCGTTTCACGGCGTGCCCGGCGCGCGCGCCTTCCGCCGTCATCTGGCGGAGAAGGGCGTCAGGCCGGGCGCCGGCGTCGACGTGCTGCGCGATGCGATCGCGCTGGTTGAGGACCGCGCGGCGGAGCCGGTCGCGGCTTAA
- a CDS encoding TIGR02281 family clan AA aspartic protease — protein sequence MIRVMLVLTMLAATAGAVVAYGDPDQIARASNSVTKMLRQRSLEPAPAVQIARGKAGEFALHAKINGVKAPMVIDTGATSVVLTWETAKAIGLPIEMLEYNVDVETAGGHTKAARLTLDRLAVGQLVEKSVPALVVPRGQMKTNLLGMSFLDRLESWGVQADKVMLHGYPDVAGKHKRRTAAN from the coding sequence GTGATCCGCGTCATGCTCGTTCTGACGATGCTCGCCGCCACCGCCGGCGCCGTTGTCGCTTATGGCGATCCCGACCAGATCGCGCGCGCCAGCAACTCGGTCACGAAAATGCTGCGGCAACGCAGCCTGGAGCCGGCGCCCGCCGTGCAGATCGCGCGCGGCAAGGCCGGTGAATTCGCGCTGCACGCCAAGATCAACGGCGTCAAGGCGCCGATGGTGATCGACACCGGCGCGACGTCGGTGGTGCTGACCTGGGAGACGGCGAAGGCGATCGGCCTGCCGATCGAGATGCTCGAATACAATGTCGACGTCGAAACCGCCGGCGGCCACACCAAGGCGGCGCGGCTGACGCTCGATCGTCTTGCGGTAGGTCAGCTCGTCGAGAAATCGGTGCCGGCGCTGGTGGTGCCACGCGGGCAGATGAAGACCAATTTGCTCGGCATGAGCTTTCTGGACCGCCTGGAAAGCTGGGGCGTCCAGGCCGACAAGGTGATGCTGCACGGCTATCCCGACGTCGCCGGCAAGCACAAGCGTCGCACGGCGGCGAATTAG
- a CDS encoding TRAP transporter substrate-binding protein: MKRRDFLKVSAAGAAATAVASPAIAQSSPEIKWRLTSSFPKSLDTIYGGAEQVSKYVAEMTDNKFQIQVFAAGELAPGLQALDATSNGTVEMCHTVSYYYVGKDPTFAIYASVPFGLNARQQNSWWYQGGGEALGNEFFKKFGVIGFACGNTGAQMGGWFRKEIKTVADLSGLKMRIGGIAGQVFQKVGVVPQQLAGGDIYPALEKGTIDAAEWVGPYDDEKLGFAKVAKYYYYPGFWEGGPMIHAFANLEKWNALPKNYQAILTNATANANSWMNARYDMQNPSALKRLVAGGTQLRPFTNEVLEACLKSTNELWAEISGKNADFKKSIDAMQAYRSDQYLWWQVAEYTYDSFMIRSRTRG, from the coding sequence ATGAAGCGTCGTGATTTTTTGAAGGTTTCAGCGGCCGGTGCTGCCGCGACAGCCGTTGCCTCGCCGGCGATCGCGCAATCATCGCCTGAGATCAAATGGCGCCTGACGTCGAGCTTCCCGAAGTCGCTCGACACCATCTATGGCGGCGCTGAGCAGGTGTCGAAGTACGTCGCTGAGATGACGGACAACAAGTTCCAGATTCAGGTGTTCGCGGCTGGCGAACTCGCACCGGGTCTGCAGGCGCTCGATGCCACCTCCAACGGCACCGTCGAGATGTGCCACACCGTCTCCTATTATTACGTCGGCAAGGATCCGACCTTTGCAATCTATGCCTCGGTCCCGTTCGGTCTCAATGCGCGCCAGCAGAATTCCTGGTGGTACCAGGGCGGCGGTGAGGCGCTCGGCAACGAGTTCTTCAAGAAGTTCGGCGTGATCGGCTTCGCCTGCGGCAATACCGGCGCGCAGATGGGCGGCTGGTTCCGCAAGGAGATCAAGACAGTTGCCGATCTCTCGGGCCTCAAGATGCGCATCGGCGGCATCGCCGGACAGGTCTTTCAGAAGGTCGGCGTGGTGCCGCAGCAGCTCGCCGGCGGCGACATCTATCCGGCGCTGGAAAAGGGCACTATCGATGCTGCCGAGTGGGTCGGTCCCTATGACGACGAGAAGCTCGGCTTCGCCAAGGTCGCGAAGTACTACTATTATCCGGGCTTCTGGGAAGGCGGCCCGATGATCCACGCTTTTGCCAACCTGGAGAAGTGGAATGCGCTGCCGAAGAACTACCAGGCGATCCTGACCAACGCGACGGCCAACGCCAATAGCTGGATGAATGCACGTTACGACATGCAGAACCCGTCCGCGCTGAAGCGCCTGGTGGCCGGCGGCACGCAGCTTCGTCCCTTCACCAATGAAGTGCTGGAAGCCTGCCTGAAGTCGACCAACGAGCTGTGGGCCGAAATCTCGGGCAAGAACGCCGACTTCAAGAAGTCGATCGACGCGATGCAGGCCTACCGTTCCGATCAGTATCTGTGGTGGCAGGTTGCCGAATACACCTACGACAGCTTCATGATCCGCTCGCGCACCCGCGGCTGA
- a CDS encoding HAMP domain-containing sensor histidine kinase, which produces MSNPAEKPEVVQLPAEAPVTPPVNTRRVAAQRVREARDRLTSSSGTRPAFDTELLRQYAQTRVSASFVVMLLVVATGVLFGLWKYAVPAAVWTVGMLCIHAAIIRNCRRFLGEQPSLAATRKWQTRFVLLDLIYGLSWTAILLHPAGLDAVSNTMMMFLMLLVIAVSSMLAATLPIAAVAATAPVTAAIALNFVMSGTFDNYALALLAVAAEAYFALLAHQLHSTTLATLEARAEKDALIGELEQAKAISDEARHRAESANVAKSRFLAQMSHELRTPLNAILGFSEVMKSEIFGAHTVPVYKEYSADIHNSGVHLLNLINEILDLSRIEAGRYELNEEAVSLLHVVADCHHLLKLRASSRGITIHEVFEHGMPRIWGDERATRQVVLNLLSNSIKFTPPGGEIWLKVGWTASGGQYLSVKDTGSGIAEDEIPIVLASFGQGSNSIKSAEQGAGLGLPIAKSLIDMHGGTFTLKSKLRIGTEVIVTFPPERVMSALAPMVEEEAPPLQPESTVTAAADDKRRARHKPIMSAGTGL; this is translated from the coding sequence ATGAGTAACCCCGCAGAAAAGCCTGAGGTTGTCCAGCTTCCGGCAGAAGCGCCGGTAACGCCGCCGGTCAACACCCGGCGCGTGGCGGCGCAGCGGGTCCGCGAGGCGCGCGATCGGTTAACATCATCAAGCGGCACCCGCCCGGCCTTCGATACCGAATTGCTCCGGCAATACGCGCAGACCCGGGTATCGGCCTCCTTTGTCGTCATGCTGCTGGTGGTTGCGACCGGCGTATTGTTCGGCCTCTGGAAGTACGCGGTGCCCGCCGCGGTCTGGACCGTCGGCATGCTTTGCATCCATGCCGCCATCATTCGCAATTGCAGGCGCTTCCTCGGCGAGCAGCCGTCACTCGCCGCCACGCGCAAATGGCAAACCCGCTTCGTGCTGCTCGACCTGATCTACGGCCTGAGCTGGACGGCGATCCTGCTGCATCCGGCCGGTCTCGACGCCGTCTCGAACACGATGATGATGTTCCTGATGCTGCTGGTGATCGCGGTGTCGAGCATGCTGGCGGCCACGCTCCCCATTGCCGCGGTGGCGGCGACCGCGCCGGTGACGGCTGCGATCGCACTCAATTTCGTCATGAGCGGAACGTTCGACAATTACGCGCTCGCGCTGCTTGCCGTCGCTGCCGAAGCCTATTTTGCCCTGCTCGCCCATCAGCTCCATTCGACGACGCTGGCGACGCTGGAAGCGCGCGCCGAAAAGGACGCGCTGATCGGCGAGCTCGAACAGGCCAAGGCGATCTCGGACGAAGCGCGGCACCGCGCCGAATCCGCCAACGTCGCCAAGTCGCGCTTTTTGGCGCAGATGAGCCACGAGCTTCGCACGCCGCTGAACGCGATCCTCGGCTTCTCCGAGGTGATGAAGAGTGAAATTTTCGGCGCGCACACGGTGCCGGTCTACAAGGAATATTCCGCCGACATCCACAATTCGGGCGTCCATCTGCTCAACCTCATCAACGAGATTCTCGACCTGTCGCGGATCGAGGCCGGCCGCTACGAACTGAATGAGGAAGCGGTGTCGCTGCTGCATGTCGTTGCCGACTGCCACCATCTGTTGAAGCTGCGCGCGAGCAGCCGCGGCATCACCATCCACGAGGTATTCGAGCACGGCATGCCCAGGATCTGGGGCGACGAACGCGCCACGCGTCAGGTCGTGCTCAATTTGCTGTCCAACTCGATCAAGTTCACCCCGCCGGGCGGCGAGATCTGGCTCAAGGTCGGCTGGACCGCTTCCGGCGGGCAATATCTCAGCGTCAAGGACACCGGCTCCGGCATCGCCGAGGATGAAATCCCGATCGTGCTGGCTTCCTTCGGCCAGGGCTCCAACTCGATCAAATCGGCCGAACAGGGCGCGGGGCTGGGCCTTCCAATCGCCAAGAGCCTGATCGACATGCATGGCGGTACCTTCACGCTGAAATCGAAATTGCGCATCGGAACCGAAGTCATCGTCACCTTCCCGCCGGAGCGCGTGATGAGCGCGCTGGCGCCGATGGTCGAAGAGGAGGCCCCGCCCCTGCAGCCGGAATCCACCGTCACAGCGGCCGCCGACGACAAGCGGCGGGCGCGCCACAAACCGATCATGAGTGCAGGAACCGGGTTATGA
- a CDS encoding class I SAM-dependent methyltransferase yields MREPNLEKLNALVGKLVGDLGISLGGASILLGDRLGLYKAMADGAVVTPSELAKKTGLHERYVCEWLSGQAASGYIDYHPEKNAFSLSAEQAMAFAEEGSPAFFAGAFDVVQATYLDEPKVTEAFRTGKGVGWHEHSKCLFSGTERFFRPGYNANLVSNWIPTLEGVEAKLKAGARVADVGCGHGASTIVMAQAYPNSEFFGFDYHKPSIERAKALAQEAGVGDRITFAQASAKDFPAKDYDLVAFFDCLHDMGDPVGAGKHVKEALAKDGSWMIVEPFAHDNLKDNLNPVGCIFYHASTFICTPASLSQEVGFGLGAQAGESRLRQVATEAGFRRFRRATETPFNMIFEVRS; encoded by the coding sequence ATGCGTGAACCGAACCTCGAAAAGTTGAACGCGCTCGTAGGAAAGCTGGTCGGCGATCTCGGCATCTCACTGGGCGGCGCAAGCATACTGCTCGGCGATCGCCTCGGGCTCTACAAGGCGATGGCGGATGGTGCTGTGGTCACGCCGTCCGAGCTTGCCAAGAAGACCGGTCTGCATGAGCGTTATGTGTGCGAATGGCTGTCCGGGCAGGCCGCCTCTGGATACATCGACTATCACCCCGAGAAAAATGCGTTCTCACTCTCGGCGGAGCAAGCCATGGCGTTCGCCGAAGAGGGGTCGCCAGCTTTCTTTGCCGGTGCATTCGATGTCGTACAGGCTACCTATCTCGATGAACCCAAAGTCACCGAAGCGTTTCGAACCGGGAAAGGCGTTGGTTGGCACGAGCATTCGAAGTGTCTTTTCTCCGGCACCGAACGCTTCTTCCGGCCGGGCTACAACGCCAATCTGGTTTCGAACTGGATCCCGACGCTCGAAGGCGTCGAGGCGAAACTGAAAGCTGGCGCCAGGGTTGCCGATGTCGGATGCGGCCACGGCGCCTCTACGATCGTGATGGCGCAGGCCTACCCCAATTCAGAGTTCTTCGGGTTCGATTACCACAAGCCTTCGATTGAACGCGCGAAGGCCCTGGCGCAGGAAGCGGGAGTTGGAGACCGCATCACGTTCGCGCAGGCGAGCGCCAAGGATTTTCCGGCGAAAGACTATGATCTGGTGGCGTTCTTCGATTGCCTGCATGACATGGGCGATCCCGTGGGTGCAGGCAAGCATGTCAAGGAAGCGCTGGCCAAGGATGGGTCGTGGATGATCGTCGAGCCGTTTGCTCATGATAATCTCAAGGACAATCTCAACCCGGTCGGATGCATCTTCTATCACGCCTCGACATTCATTTGTACGCCGGCATCACTCTCTCAGGAGGTGGGCTTTGGGCTCGGCGCCCAGGCGGGTGAAAGCAGATTGCGTCAGGTAGCGACTGAAGCGGGCTTCAGGCGCTTCCGCCGCGCGACCGAGACGCCGTTCAACATGATCTTCGAAGTGCGTTCTTGA
- the apbC gene encoding iron-sulfur cluster carrier protein ApbC: MSVTQQQVLDSLGRVASPRGVPLTNANVLSEISVTDGKVFFSINVDATEARAWESVRAQAEAAVRAIPGVTAAMIALTAERKPGSPPPAPAPHRHAHSHSPGVQPASAHRPPQGAASPMSKQAEIPGVAAIIAVASGKGGVGKSTTALNLALGLRDLGLRVGLLDADIYGPSVPRLTGINEKPQLDDNRKMIPIQRFGLAIMSIGFLVEEDTAMIWRGPMVMSAITQMLRDVAWGTLDILVVDMPPGTGDAQLTLAQNVPLKGAVIISTPQDLSLIDARRGLAMFKKVNVPVLGIVENMSYFQCPECGTRSDIFGHGGARHEAERLGVPFLGEIPLHMSIRTTSDDGNPVVASEPDGPHAAIYRAIGTKVRDQLQGVIAAA, translated from the coding sequence GTGAGCGTTACGCAGCAACAGGTTCTCGATTCCCTCGGCCGGGTGGCCTCGCCCCGTGGCGTGCCCTTGACCAATGCCAACGTGCTGTCGGAGATCTCGGTCACCGACGGCAAGGTGTTCTTCTCCATCAACGTCGACGCCACTGAGGCCCGCGCCTGGGAAAGCGTGCGCGCGCAGGCCGAAGCTGCCGTGCGCGCGATCCCCGGTGTCACTGCTGCGATGATCGCGCTGACGGCCGAACGCAAGCCCGGTTCGCCGCCGCCTGCGCCTGCGCCGCATCGGCATGCACATTCACATTCTCCTGGCGTGCAACCGGCTTCTGCGCACCGCCCGCCGCAAGGCGCGGCGTCGCCGATGTCGAAGCAGGCGGAGATTCCGGGCGTTGCCGCAATCATCGCGGTGGCCTCGGGCAAGGGCGGCGTCGGCAAGTCGACCACCGCGCTCAATTTGGCGCTGGGTCTGCGCGATCTGGGCCTGCGCGTCGGCCTGCTCGATGCCGACATCTACGGCCCGTCGGTGCCGCGGCTGACCGGCATCAACGAGAAGCCGCAGCTCGACGACAACAGGAAGATGATTCCGATCCAGCGTTTCGGCCTTGCCATCATGTCGATCGGCTTTCTGGTCGAGGAAGACACCGCGATGATCTGGCGCGGGCCGATGGTGATGTCGGCGATCACCCAGATGCTGCGCGACGTGGCGTGGGGCACGCTAGATATTCTGGTCGTCGATATGCCGCCCGGCACCGGCGATGCGCAATTGACGCTGGCGCAGAACGTGCCGCTAAAGGGGGCGGTGATCATTTCGACCCCGCAGGATCTCTCGCTGATCGACGCGCGGCGAGGGCTTGCGATGTTCAAGAAGGTCAACGTGCCGGTGCTCGGCATCGTCGAGAACATGAGCTACTTCCAGTGCCCCGAATGCGGCACGCGCTCGGACATTTTCGGCCATGGCGGCGCGCGGCATGAAGCGGAGCGGCTGGGTGTCCCATTCCTGGGCGAGATCCCGCTGCACATGTCGATCAGGACCACTTCCGATGACGGTAACCCGGTGGTGGCGAGCGAGCCGGACGGCCCGCATGCCGCGATCTACCGGGCCATCGGAACCAAGGTTCGCGACCAGCTTCAGGGCGTCATCGCCGCGGCCTGA